In a genomic window of Lepisosteus oculatus isolate fLepOcu1 chromosome 5, fLepOcu1.hap2, whole genome shotgun sequence:
- the LOC102699073 gene encoding T-complex protein 11-like protein 1 yields the protein MPNITEKPAESEELPSDTPDLATPDPPCASPPRPAPLEEVMEIERNVSNLSIAHEIMVNRDFRFRQSCPPPDSLEGRVKEMMHKAFWDSLQAQLSLNPPDYTQAIRLLQEVKEALLSLLLPGHTRLRAQVGEALDLALIRQQAEHGALDLQRLGGFVIATMAALCAPARDGEIRRLRELSEPVPLLREILRVLGLMKMDAVNFTVQALRPHLLQQAVQYERAKFQEILDKRSDALDNTTAWLQRAVKEVSTACVPPDSGAPSPGQTPAPREEGSPCSPSAVLNQAYLHLLCWDPECPLYPETVLMDRSRLDGLQRQVDQLTVMAAVLLVTSSQCGGAVCSGPGFVDKLKEVMAALLEGSHSRSFNLQEALLGVGEQVQRLVNQGLRAQGGPAMDRDQEAVLRGQIRDIAKTDNPVRTLLASRIQSFLRTFLGSPSGQKGPMVPPAGLASVGAELTEIGAAFGRITHHNRLVFGPFYSAILKKALFPEGECDTGIDSR from the exons ATGCCGAACATCACGGAGAAGCCGGCGGAGAGTGAAGAACTACCTTCAGACACACCGGACCTGGCGACACCGGATCCTCCCTGTG CCAGCCCCCCCAGGCCGGCCCCTCTGGAGGAGGTGATGGAGATTGAGAGGAATGTGTCCAACCTCAGCATCGCCCACGAGATCATGGTCAACAGGGACTTTCGCTTCAGGCAGAGCTGCCCGCCTCCGGACAG CTTAGAGGGCAGAGTGAAGGAGATGATGCACAAAGCGTTTTGGGACAGCCTGCAGGCTCAGCTGTCCCTCAATCCTCCAGATTACACCCAGGCTATCCGGCTCCTGCAGGAGGTCAAAGAG GCGCTGCTGTCGCTCCTCCTGCCCGGCCACACGCGGCTGCGGGCGCAGGTGGGTGAGGCCCTGGACCTGGCTCTGATCCGGCAGCAGGCGGAACACGGCGCCCTGGACCTGCAGCGGCTGGGCGGCTTTGTCATCGCCACCATGGCCGCACTGTGTGCCCCCGCGCGCGATGGCGAGATCCGCCGGCTCCGGGAGCTGTCGGAGCCCGTGCCTCTGCTCAG GGAGATCCTACGCGTGCTGGGCCTGATGAAGATGGACGCGGTCAACTTCACCGTGCAGGCCCTGCGgccccacctcctgcagcaggCCGTCCAGTACGAGCGCGCCAAGTTCCAGGAGATCCTGGACAAGCGGTCAG ATGCCCTGGACAACACCACcgcctggctgcagagggcagtGAAAGAGGTGTCCACTGCCTGTGTTCCTCCCGACTCTGGTGCCCCGAGTCCAGGCCAGACTCCCGCGCCCCGAGAGGAGGGCTCCCCTTGCAGCCCCAGCGCCGTGCTCAACCAGGCCTACCTGCACCTGCTGTGTTGGGACCCCGAGTGCCCGCTGTACCCTGAG ACAGTTCTGATGGACCGATCCCGTCTGGACGGGCTGCAGCGCCAAGTGGACCAGCTGACCGTGATGGCAGCGGTTCTGCTGGTGACCAGCAGCCAGTGCGGTGGTGCCGTGTGCTCCGGGCCCGGGTTTGTAGATAAACTCAAGGAGGTCATGGCTGCCCTGCTGGAGGGCAGTCACAGCAG GTCATTTAACCTGCAGGAGGCGCTGCTGGGGGTGGGCGAGCAGGTGCAGCGGCTGGTGAACCAGGGGCTGCGTGCCCAGGGGGGCCCGGCCATGGACCGCGACCAGGAGGCCGTCCTGCGAGGCCAGATCAGAGACATCGCGAAGACGGACAATCCTGTTCGCACTCTCCTAG CGTCTCGTATCCAGAGCTTCCTGCGGACATTCCTGGGCTCCCCATCAGGCCAGAAGGGTCCCATggtgccccctgctgggctgGCCTCAGTGGGCGCGGAGCTGACGGAGATCGGAGCAGCGTTCGGCCGCATTACTCACCACAACCGCCTGGTCTTCGGGCCCTTCTACTCCGCCATCCTGAAGAAGGCGCTGTTTCCCGAAGGGGAATGTGATACGGGCATTGATTCCCGCTAG